One part of the Aspergillus fumigatus Af293 chromosome 7, whole genome shotgun sequence genome encodes these proteins:
- a CDS encoding Zn(II)2Cys6 transcription factor, producing the protein MESPRGTPTRLFKSCRRCRKLKMRCDARHQIPCSRCQATGHDCIVDTINRGQNERRNQNKEQTRFNPLSPTSSSLSSVGSFNNRGSTGQSSLEIQHITSQDMVAPQSAMHSMSVNLGAPNEQIFIGESENDDPTKDVVERGIITEEQARGIYERFMNGSKNFLPLFDPVRDTYDSIRSRSLFCFTVIIYLASRAVPELRSNNHLQRVLQDEAQKLAEESFFERPTKLETVQGMILLAAYSEKSWFSTALILRTALDSGLEKSLDTLLAQTNTPRSYLSATMEDRILVWQTRTWLITYTTELDIAAGTGRKSRVNELDVAKLRKYLDYPLSLPSDMRTVCVIEIHQLRARARRTIDSTTAGQLLSTELPAIMARLEEWWKTWDRIHDRKEYVTRLEQEER; encoded by the exons ATGGAGTCACCCAGGGGAACTCCCACCCGCCTCTTCAAGTCATGTAGGCGGTGTCGAAAGCTAAAGATGCGCTGCGATGCGCGCCATCAGATCCCTTGCTCCCGATGTCAGGCCACTGGTCATGACTGTATAGTGGATACAATCAACAGAGGGCAAAATGAGCGAAGAAATCAGAACAAAGAGCAGACTCG ATTCAACCCCCTTTCTCCGACAAGTTCTAGTCTCTCGTCAGTGGGGAGCTTCAACAACCGAGGGTCCACTGGCCAATCCAGCCTTGAGATTCAGCATATTACGTCGCAGGATATGGTAGCTCCTCAGTCGGCAATGCATTCCATGTCAGTCAATCTAGGAGCTCCAAATGAGCAAATATTCATCGGCGAGTCCGAGAATGACGACCCAACGAAAGACGTGGTTGAACGAGGAATCATTACCGAGGAGCAAGCTCGTGGCATCTATGAGAG GTTCATGAATGGAAGCAAGAATTTCCTGCCTCTCTTCGACCCTGTGAGAGATACATATGATTCGATCCGATCTCGCTCATTGTTCTGCTTTACCGTCATAATCTACCTCGCTAGTCGAGCTGTTCCAGAGCTTCGCAGCAACAACCATTTGCAGCGGGTCTTACAAGATGAGGCGCAAAAACTAGCCGAAGAAAGCTTCTTTGAACGACCAACCAAGCTTGAGACGGTCCAAGGAATGATTCTTCTGGCAGCCTATTCCGAGAAATCTTGGTTCTCAACGGCTCTCATTCTTCGGACGGCACTGGATTCGGGACTTGAGAAATCTCTGGATACACTTCTGGCGCAGACAAATACTCCCCGGAGTTACCTGTCAGCCACAATGGAGGATCGGATTCTGGTGTGGCAAACACGGACGTGGCTGATCACGTATACTACCGAGCTTGATATAGCTGCCGGGACGGGCAGAAAATCACGAGTCAATGAGCTGGACGTAGCTAAGCTCCGCAAGTACCTCGACTATCCTCTCTCACTGCCCAGCGATATGCGTACAGTCTGTGTCATTGAAATCCATCAACTACGAG CTCGAGCACGACGAACAATAGACAGTACCACCGCGGGGCAGTTGTTGTCCACCGAATTGCCCGCAATCATGGCCAGATTAGAAGAGTGGTGGAAGACCTGGGACAGAATACATGATCGTAAGGAATATGTCACTCGTTTAGAACAGGAGGAACGCTGA
- a CDS encoding putative GABA permease: MAVEEVELKGNVHVQSGRSNGDNGLLAGSKELRQRNQLERYLNFFSTLAFSATLMASWETVGGSIAAGLLNGGPSAIVYGMVFSTIGSVAVAASLAELASESDSRCSIPLDLQSEPEESQTLPKFLSRYVFSWSSLVCLAPFLIGNQILGLVSFNRESYHIERYQGTLLMWAVLIIPIIINIYARRVLAVIEVAAGIMHIVFLPVTIAVLVALAPRNPDEFVWNTFVSGISGWSSPGVAWAVGLLGVVTPLGGVDGVIHMAEEVKMAPRTVPRSMIWGTITNGIMAFGYAIAVLYCMGDYMEALTSPTGYPIITIVYQATRSKTAVNILMAMGLLPGWIALFNGLASVTRLTWAFARDNGLPFSDFFVHIDRKHKIPIRALFLVATVVVLLSFIQIGSTAAFNAILSISTLGLYFSYIIPLILLVIKRFREPQDIPRGVFHMGRWGLPVNLFAIAFAIYVSIFLPFPAQVPVTGENMNYAGPVLGAVMIFACVDWVVRGRRKWVGPTIVTHEDRR, encoded by the exons ATGGCGGTTGAGGAGGTCGAGTTAAAGGGCAATGTGCATGTTCAATCTGGCCGATCCAATGGTGACAATGGCTTGCTAGCTGGGAGTAAAGAGCTCCGACAACGCAACCAGCTCGAG AGATACCTGAATTTCTTCTCGACTTTGGCCTTTTCCGCCACCCTGATGGCTTCATGGGAGACAGTGGGAGGAAGTATAGCGGCCGGATTGCTTAATGGCGGGCCATCAGCAATTGTTTATGGAATGGTGTTCAGCACAATTGGCAGTGTAGCAGTTGCAGCATCACTGGCCGAGCTTGCCTCT GAATCCGACAGCAGGTGCTCAATACCATTGGACTTACAATCTGAGCCCGAAGAGTCACAGACTCTTCCTAAGTTTCTTTCAAGGTAC GTCTTCTCCTGGAGTTCTTTGGTCTGTCTGGCGCCATTCCTGATTGGCAACCAGATACTGGGACTGGTTTCATTCAACCGTGAAAGCTATCACATCGAGAGATACCAGGGCACACTGTTGATGTGGGCTGTCTTGATCATcccaatcatcatcaacatctaTGCCCGGCGGGTCCTGGCAGTCATTGAGGTAGCAGCTGGTATCATGCACATCGTCTTCCTGCCCGTAACCATTGCAGTTCTTGTGGCACTTGCACCTCGCAATCCCGATGAGTTTGTTTGGAATACCTTTGTCAGTGGAATCAGCGGCTGGTCCAGTCCCGGCGTAGCGTGGGCTGTTGGTCTTCTGGGCGTGGTGACTCCGTTGGGTG GGGTGGATGGTGTCATCCACATGGCCGAAGAGGTAAAGATGGCCCCCAGGACCGTACCAAGATCCATGATCTGGGGAACTATTACCAACGGCATCATGGCGTTTGGATACGCCATCGCCGTCCTCTACTGCATGGGAGATTACATGGAGGCCCTGACCTCCCCGACAGGATACCCAATCATCACGATCGTCTACCAGGCCACCAGGTCCAAGACCGCCGTCAACATCCTCATGGCCATGGGTCTTCTCCCCGGCTGGATTGCGCTGTTCAACGGCCTGGCATCCGTCACCCGCCTGACATGGGCTTTCGCCCGTGACAATGGTCTTCCGTTCTCCGACTTTTTCGTGCACATCGACCGGAAGCACAAGATTCCCATCCGTGCTTTGTTCCTCGTCGCCACCGTTGTCGTCCTCCTGTCGTTCATCCAGATCGGATCCACCGCTGCGTTCAATGCAATCCTCTCCATCAGCACTCTCGGCCTGTACTTCTCGTACATCATCCCCCTGATCCTATTGGTGATCAAGCGCTTCCGCGAGCCCCAGGACATCCCCCGTGGTGTCTTCCACATGGGCCGCTGGGGTCTCCCCGTCAACCTCTTCGCGATTGCATTCGCAATCTACGTCTCCATTTTCCTACCCTTCCCAGCTCAGGTGCCCGTTACCGGCGAGAATATGAACTATGCGGGGCCCGTCCTGGGGGCGGTCATGATCTTCGCCTGCGTGGACTGGGTAGTGCGCGGACGGAGGAAGTGGGTGGGTCCGACGATTGTCACTCACGAGGACCGACGTTAG
- a CDS encoding putative GPI anchored protein, which translates to MVAYQLLLSLATAGMASAQNTVTSMLIYGADPQPLVASVVGSDATATTYSINCPPGTDSTDCGMGPGLTLVAGPTTTVLKMDEPQEDFHWTVSCSVGGTTTGVCIETASGTAANFPGVSSSTFSNDLPLMAVTITAGASAGASASATPATASATATTAATASSKTSSAVSTGGMPRVTGGAAGLFGAAAVAFGVFAL; encoded by the exons ATGGTCGCATatcagcttctcctcagcctggCCACCGCTGGCATGGCCTCAGCCCAGAACACCGTCACCTCCATGCTGATCTACGGCGCAGACCCACAGCCTCTTGTCGCTTCCGTCGTCGGTAGT GACGCCACCGCAACAACCTACAGCATCAATTGTCCCCCAGGCACAGATAGCACCGACTGCGGCATGGGCCCCGGCCTGACGCTTGTCGCCGGTCCCACGACCACCGTGCTGAAGATGGATGAGCCGCAGGAAGACTT TCATTGGACGGTCAGCTGCTCTGTTGGCGGAACAACCACAGGCGTGTGTATCGAGACGGCCAGCGGCACGGCGGCGAATTTCCCTGGTGTTAGTTCCTCGACTTTTTCCAATGATCTGCCTCTGATGGCGGTGACTATTACGGCTGGTGCTAGTGCTGGTGCTAGTGCGAGTGCGACGCCGGCGACTGCCAGTGCTACCGCTACGACCGCTGCGACTGCTTCGAGCAAGACCTCGTCGGCTGTGAGTACCGGGGGGATGCCGCGGGTGActggtggtgctgctgggCTTTTCGGGGCTGCTGCAGTGGCTTTCGGTGTATTTGCTCTGTAG